From the Xyrauchen texanus isolate HMW12.3.18 chromosome 37, RBS_HiC_50CHRs, whole genome shotgun sequence genome, one window contains:
- the LOC127630442 gene encoding trichohyalin-like, whose amino-acid sequence MRNKNSLNVLEDIFVLRDQLNLEKMQMRLHQSTLSVAERTTVSSRAKSCKRSDLFPKIKAGGILQNQKSSKLTGLVETARDYVALHTQIGYLDIRLTQQKVEMRRLAEEARESKERVSREKKIFEVNKIEFLKSLEQSKNDRLQAEKEAQDEELKKQQTDDHLKMMKTEQAKFENDIYELQENLKQCDNLKKFLTVMSPPEWGSEAEYHKLFVDDPEKVTELLMFLERDVERAYYVAEKDTNEEHMDNQKKDMQKEMGRFLQEIERTTKAVEEERKRVSDLKLQIKFYSSEKNKSRERMQERIDEKVRQVLECIGTESCNLSTLNRLAHLESHLIERLDKQEELPEGTFLKAQKVFKKEKTLRQQEEKLIAVEKKREVWRKKILERALSEIKRPTGKKEMTRSYLPVNKKRAELLEALHYMGEDDMFF is encoded by the exons ATGAGGAACAAGAACTCTCTCAATGTCCTGGAGGACATCTTTGTCCTCAGGGATCAGTTAAATCTGGAAAAGATGCAG ATGCGTCTTCATCAAAGCACTCTGAGTGTGGCCGAGAGAACCACCGTCTCCAGCAGGGCAAAGTCCTGCAAGAGATCTGATCTTTTTCCAAAGATCAAAGCAGGTGGGATTTTGCAAAACCAGAAGTCCAGCAAACTAACGGGCCTCGTCG AGACGGCGAGAGACTATGTTGCCCTTCATACACAAATAGGCTACTTGGAT ATAAGATTGACACAGCAGAAAGTGGAGATGCGCAGGCTTGCAGAAGAGGCCCGTGAAAGCAAAGAGAGGGTTTCTCGAGAGAAGAAAATCTTTGAAGTGAACAAAATAGAATTCCTGAAGTCCCTCGAGCAGAGCAAGAATGATCGTTTACAGGCCGAGAAAGA GGCTCAAGACGAGGAGTTAAAGAAACAGCAAACAGACGACCACCTCAAAATGATGAAGACAGAGCAGGCCAAGTTTGAAAA TGACATCTATGAGCTCCAGGAGAATCTGAAGCAGTGcgacaatttgaaaaaattccTCACCGTCATGTCCCCTCCAGAGTGGGGGTCTGAAGCTGAG TATCATAAGCTTTTTGTAGATGACCCTGAGAAGGTGACAGAATTGTTGATGTTCCTGGAAAGGGATGTCGAAAGAGCTTACTATGTTGCTGAGAAGGACACCAATGAGGAGCACATGGACAACCAGAAAAAGGACAT GCAAAAGGAGATGGGCAGGTTCCTTCAAGAGATTGAGCGCACCACCAAGGCAGTCGAGGAAGAGAGAAAACGAGTTTCCGACCTCAAACTGCAGATCAAGTTCTACAGCTCTGAAAAGAATAAGAGCAGAGAA AGGATGCAGGAAAGAATTGACGAAAAGGTCAGGCAGGTGTTGGAGTGCATCGGGACGGAGTCTTGTAACCTCAGCACACTCAACAGGCTAGCTCACCTGGAGAGTCACCTGATTGAGCGCCTCGACAAACAGGAAGAGCTGCCTGAAGGGACATTCCTTAAGGCGCAGAAGGTTTTCAAGAAAGAAAAGACATTAAG GCAACAGGAAGAAAAACTGATTGCGGTAGAAAAGAAACGGGAGGTGTGGCGCAAGAAAATCTTGGAGAGAGCTCTGTCTGAGATAAAGAGACCT ACCGGTAAAAAAGAGATGACCCGCAGCTACCTTCCAGTAAACAAGAAGAGAGCAGAGTTGCTTGAAGCCCTGCACTACATGGGGGAGGATGACATGTTCTTTTGA